The Chrysemys picta bellii isolate R12L10 unplaced genomic scaffold, ASM1138683v2 scaf5161, whole genome shotgun sequence genomic interval tatttagaggaccgaggcagcagacgcagctggagccccggcactttaaatagcccctggagccccctgctaccccagggctctggtccaagCACTAGACTCCTCCCCATAAGCACCATAGCTCCCCCGTCTCCTCCACtggtacataaaactacaagtcccagaatcccttgcttccgccatcccacctcctgaaggggcagtgtgacaatgcggttctggcggaacccaactgagagtgccaactcaggacaaattgctgcGGCTCGTGCTGTGCGCGCTGGGGCTGGTGCTGTCCGTGTACGCGCTGCACGTGGAGAGCTCGCGGGAGCGGGACCCCGGGTACCG includes:
- the LOC135980621 gene encoding vitamin K epoxide reductase complex subunit 1-like protein 1 — its product is DKLLRLVLCALGLVLSVYALHVESSRERDPGYRAMCDLSPSVSCSKVFTSR